One genomic window of Deltaproteobacteria bacterium includes the following:
- the ndk gene encoding nucleoside-diphosphate kinase, protein MERTLSIIKPDAVSQGKIGEIMARIEAEGLKIKAMKMLRLTKREAQGFYAVHQGKPFFDPLTDFMSSGPAVVMVLEGEEAISKYRNLMGATNPKDAAPGTLRSEFATDVEKNAVHGSDALETASFEIQYFFNELEIVN, encoded by the coding sequence ATGGAACGCACACTATCCATCATCAAACCCGATGCGGTTTCTCAAGGAAAAATTGGTGAAATTATGGCGCGTATCGAGGCTGAGGGTCTTAAGATCAAGGCCATGAAGATGCTGCGTCTGACTAAAAGAGAGGCACAAGGCTTTTACGCCGTACACCAAGGCAAGCCTTTTTTTGATCCCCTGACCGATTTCATGAGTTCAGGGCCGGCAGTGGTGATGGTTCTGGAAGGTGAAGAGGCCATCAGTAAGTACCGAAACCTGATGGGCGCTACGAATCCCAAAGATGCCGCGCCCGGGACCTTGCGGTCGGAATTTGCCACTGACGTTGAAAAAAATGCGGTCCACGGCTCTGATGCGCTGGAAACGGCGTCTTTTGAGATTCAATATTTTTTTAATGAGTTAGAGATAGTCAATTAG